In the genome of Leucobacter luti, one region contains:
- a CDS encoding FadR/GntR family transcriptional regulator, with amino-acid sequence MTLAADGIELLIRAVRPTNAYEETMQRLLQSVRLGLIRPGERLPAERELAAMLKVSRDTVREALATLAESGYVVSRRGRYGGTFVVEDLPLETDLRTGDTHMGEAEVEDVATLRRVLEVGAAREAAGRELSAEERQSLTRALEECSGADDSRHRRFDSRLHLLIAELSGSASLVPLVANLRTRVNDLLNEIPMLRPNLAHSNAQHEAIVAAILAGRPDSAAEAMREHIEGSTALLRGFLSTK; translated from the coding sequence ATGACGCTCGCAGCCGACGGTATCGAGCTCCTGATCCGTGCCGTGCGTCCAACGAACGCATATGAGGAGACGATGCAGCGGCTGCTGCAATCCGTGCGCCTCGGGCTGATCCGGCCTGGTGAGCGTCTGCCGGCTGAGCGCGAGCTTGCGGCGATGCTCAAGGTCAGTCGGGACACGGTGCGTGAGGCACTCGCAACGCTTGCCGAATCCGGCTACGTCGTTTCACGGCGCGGCCGCTACGGTGGCACGTTCGTGGTGGAAGACCTCCCACTGGAAACGGACCTGCGCACCGGCGACACCCACATGGGCGAAGCAGAGGTGGAGGATGTCGCCACGCTGCGACGCGTTCTCGAAGTGGGCGCGGCACGGGAGGCCGCCGGGCGGGAACTCAGCGCCGAAGAACGCCAAAGCCTGACTCGCGCGCTTGAGGAGTGCAGCGGTGCTGACGATTCCAGGCACCGCCGTTTCGATTCCAGACTCCACCTCTTGATCGCGGAGCTCTCCGGGTCTGCAAGCCTGGTGCCGCTCGTCGCCAACCTCCGGACGCGCGTGAACGATCTCCTGAACGAGATCCCGATGCTTCGTCCCAACCTCGCGCACTCGAACGCGCAGCACGAGGCCATCGTCGCTGCGATCCTCGCTGGGCGGCCAGACTCGGCAGCAGAGGCCATGCGCGAGCACATTGAGGGCTCGACCGCACTGCTGCGCGGCTTCTTGTCGACGAAGTAG
- a CDS encoding 3-oxoacyl-ACP reductase, whose protein sequence is MSDISPIDLTQRLAGKVAVITGGGSGIGLATAKRMRAEGAKIVIGDMDPVSGEAAAAAVEGIFVQVNVTDQEQVDNLFDTAAREFGSVDIAFNNAGISPEDDDSIETTELPAWQKVQDVNLKSVYLCSRAALRHMTQQGSGSIINTASFVAVMGSATSQISYTASKGGVLAMSRELGVQFARQGIRVNALCPGPVNTPLLQELFASDPERAERRLVHVPLGRFARPEELAASVAFLASDDASFITASTFLVDGGISSAYTTPLS, encoded by the coding sequence ATGAGCGATATCTCCCCCATCGACCTCACCCAGCGCCTCGCAGGCAAAGTTGCCGTCATCACAGGAGGTGGCAGCGGGATCGGCCTCGCCACGGCGAAGCGCATGCGCGCAGAGGGCGCGAAGATCGTGATCGGCGATATGGATCCCGTGAGCGGCGAGGCCGCTGCCGCCGCCGTTGAGGGCATCTTTGTGCAGGTCAACGTGACCGATCAGGAGCAGGTCGACAATCTTTTCGACACTGCCGCCCGAGAGTTCGGCTCCGTCGATATCGCATTCAACAACGCGGGGATTTCCCCTGAGGATGACGACTCGATCGAGACCACGGAGCTGCCAGCCTGGCAGAAAGTGCAGGATGTCAATCTCAAGAGTGTGTATCTCTGCTCGCGCGCTGCGCTGCGCCATATGACTCAGCAGGGAAGCGGATCGATTATCAATACCGCGTCATTTGTCGCCGTCATGGGATCTGCCACCTCCCAGATCTCGTACACCGCGTCGAAGGGTGGCGTGCTCGCCATGAGCCGCGAGCTCGGTGTGCAGTTCGCCCGCCAGGGAATTCGCGTGAATGCGCTCTGCCCGGGCCCGGTCAACACTCCCCTGCTCCAAGAGCTGTTTGCGAGCGATCCCGAGCGCGCAGAACGCCGGCTCGTGCACGTCCCGCTCGGCCGCTTCGCTCGGCCGGAAGAACTCGCCGCCTCGGTTGCGTTCCTCGCGAGCGATGACGCCTCGTTCATCACCGCGTCAACATTCCTTGTCGACGGCGGGATCAGCAGCGCATACACCACGCCGCTGTCCTAG
- the aroQ gene encoding type II 3-dehydroquinate dehydratase: MTRRILLVNGPNLNLLGTREPELYGEETLADVEALAARVAADFGLEVRSVQSNHEGVLIDAIHDARADCAGIVINPGAFTHTSVALRDAISAVELPTAEVHLTNVHAREEFRHHSYISAVAACVIVGAGVQGYEFAVRRIAALIAR, translated from the coding sequence ATGACCAGACGCATCTTGCTCGTGAACGGCCCCAACCTGAACCTGCTGGGCACTCGTGAGCCAGAGCTGTACGGCGAAGAGACGCTCGCGGATGTCGAGGCGCTCGCGGCGCGCGTTGCCGCAGACTTCGGGCTTGAGGTCCGTTCGGTGCAGAGCAACCACGAGGGCGTGCTCATCGACGCGATCCACGATGCGCGTGCCGACTGTGCTGGCATCGTCATCAATCCCGGCGCGTTCACGCACACCTCCGTCGCTCTCCGCGACGCGATCAGCGCGGTCGAGCTTCCCACTGCGGAGGTGCACCTCACGAACGTGCACGCTCGTGAGGAGTTCCGTCATCACTCCTATATTTCAGCCGTCGCTGCCTGTGTCATCGTCGGCGCAGGCGTGCAGGGCTACGAATTCGCGGTGCGGCGAATCGCGGCACTCATCGCGCGGTAA
- a CDS encoding CPBP family intramembrane glutamic endopeptidase: MTLHALRPPRALPHPVAILAALLVCGVAPVWFVAEAFWPGAVLAVLGLTLAAVADRAAARAGAETHSGAGSTAEAAAATGPDAGVVSVSPHTPGLSAPRSASLLRDLSLIVIGLSIVRTISLAAALDNGSMVRFTLALGGAVAVPYLVSRYVYRDRATGFPWRGGGRWGWFHWGWLASVLVLGWVLLPWYFISSGVYQNWPEVTTPDLIARLFIGVGAVGIWDELFFICTVFAVLLRHFPVWAANVLQAIVFVSFLWELGYRSWGPLLTIPFALVQGIIFLRTRSLGYVVAVHLLFDAVVFAVLVFAHNPGMVNVFLTAR; encoded by the coding sequence ATGACACTGCACGCGCTGAGACCTCCGCGAGCGCTGCCTCACCCGGTGGCGATTCTCGCAGCGCTCCTCGTGTGCGGCGTGGCACCGGTCTGGTTCGTCGCCGAGGCGTTCTGGCCCGGCGCGGTGCTCGCAGTGCTCGGCCTCACGCTTGCCGCGGTGGCTGATCGTGCCGCCGCGCGGGCAGGCGCTGAGACACACAGCGGGGCGGGGTCCACCGCAGAGGCCGCAGCGGCAACGGGGCCAGACGCAGGGGTCGTATCCGTATCGCCGCATACCCCAGGACTGAGCGCGCCGCGCTCCGCGTCTCTCCTGCGCGACCTCTCCCTGATCGTGATCGGGCTCAGTATTGTGCGCACAATCTCGCTCGCCGCTGCGCTCGACAACGGATCGATGGTTCGCTTCACGCTCGCGTTGGGTGGGGCGGTGGCGGTGCCGTACCTGGTGTCTCGGTATGTCTATCGTGACCGCGCAACGGGGTTCCCGTGGCGGGGCGGCGGCCGGTGGGGCTGGTTCCACTGGGGCTGGCTCGCCTCAGTGCTCGTACTGGGCTGGGTGCTGCTTCCCTGGTATTTCATCAGTTCAGGTGTCTACCAAAACTGGCCCGAGGTGACCACCCCCGATCTCATCGCCCGCCTGTTCATCGGGGTGGGCGCGGTAGGAATCTGGGACGAACTATTCTTCATCTGCACGGTGTTTGCCGTGTTGCTGCGGCACTTCCCGGTGTGGGCCGCAAACGTGCTGCAGGCCATCGTCTTCGTCTCGTTCCTCTGGGAGCTGGGCTACCGCTCGTGGGGGCCACTCCTCACCATCCCGTTCGCGCTCGTGCAGGGCATCATCTTCTTGCGCACGAGATCGCTCGGCTACGTGGTGGCCGTGCATCTCCTCTTCGATGCCGTGGTCTTCGCGGTGCTCGTCTTTGCGCACAACCCGGGCATGGTGAACGTGTTTCTTACCGCGCGATGA
- a CDS encoding aldehyde dehydrogenase: MSYTVTNPATGERVTEVTHLDVPDTDRAIAAAVAAQRDWATVAPADRARVLRRFAAAVDADIEHLAQLETTNSGHPISQSRWEAGHVRDVLEYYSGSPERLIGQQIPVAGGMNVTFHEPLGVVGVITPWNFPMTIASWGFAPALAAGNAVVLKPAEWTPLTSLRLGELALESGLPEGLFQVLAGRGSVVGERFVTHPDVRKVVFTGSTEVGKRIMAGAAEQVKRVTLELGGKSANIVFADSDLEKAAATAPYSVFDNAGQDCCARSRLLVQRSVYDEFMEHFERAVQNVKVGDPTDPATEVGPLVTLAHRDSVASFLTDDVPIAFRGIAPEGPGAWFAPTVVTPERGSRVATEEIFGPVVAVLPFEDEADAIALANDTEFGLSGSIWTRDLGRGIRVARGVEGGNLSVNSHSSVRYTTPFGGFKQSGLGRELGPDAAEHFTETKNVFFASE; encoded by the coding sequence ATGAGCTACACCGTCACGAACCCGGCAACCGGGGAGCGAGTCACCGAGGTCACGCACCTCGATGTGCCCGACACTGACCGCGCGATCGCTGCAGCCGTCGCGGCGCAGCGCGACTGGGCCACGGTAGCGCCGGCGGATCGCGCTCGTGTGCTCCGCCGCTTCGCCGCAGCGGTCGACGCCGACATTGAGCATCTCGCACAGCTCGAAACCACAAACTCGGGCCACCCGATCTCTCAGTCCCGCTGGGAGGCCGGTCACGTGCGCGATGTGCTCGAGTACTATTCAGGTTCCCCTGAGCGCCTGATCGGACAACAGATCCCGGTGGCTGGCGGCATGAATGTCACGTTCCACGAACCACTCGGAGTGGTGGGCGTGATCACGCCATGGAACTTCCCCATGACGATCGCATCGTGGGGATTTGCACCAGCCCTGGCAGCTGGCAACGCCGTCGTCCTCAAACCAGCGGAGTGGACGCCCCTCACGAGCCTGAGGCTCGGAGAGCTCGCGCTGGAATCCGGGCTCCCCGAAGGCCTATTCCAGGTTCTCGCCGGTCGCGGCTCCGTGGTCGGTGAGCGCTTCGTGACGCACCCCGATGTTCGCAAAGTTGTGTTCACCGGCTCCACCGAGGTGGGCAAACGGATCATGGCCGGTGCTGCCGAGCAGGTCAAACGGGTAACGCTTGAGCTCGGGGGCAAAAGCGCGAACATCGTCTTTGCCGACTCAGACCTCGAGAAAGCCGCTGCGACCGCACCCTATTCAGTGTTCGACAATGCTGGCCAGGACTGCTGCGCGCGCAGCCGACTGCTCGTGCAGCGCAGCGTGTATGACGAGTTTATGGAACACTTCGAGCGCGCGGTGCAGAACGTGAAGGTGGGCGATCCCACCGATCCTGCAACCGAAGTGGGCCCGCTCGTCACACTCGCACACCGGGACAGCGTCGCGTCGTTTCTCACCGATGACGTCCCGATTGCGTTCCGCGGTATCGCGCCGGAGGGCCCCGGAGCATGGTTTGCACCGACAGTAGTCACCCCGGAGCGCGGCTCTCGTGTCGCCACCGAAGAGATCTTTGGCCCCGTCGTTGCAGTGCTCCCGTTCGAGGACGAGGCTGACGCAATTGCGCTCGCGAACGACACCGAGTTCGGGCTCAGTGGATCGATCTGGACCCGTGATCTCGGCCGGGGAATCCGCGTCGCGCGCGGAGTCGAAGGAGGCAACCTCTCCGTGAACTCGCACTCCTCCGTGCGCTACACGACGCCCTTCGGTGGGTTCAAACAATCCGGTCTCGGCCGCGAGCTCGGCCCGGACGCGGCCGAGCACTTCACCGAAACCAAAAACGTGTTCTTCGCAAGCGAATAG
- the trmB gene encoding tRNA (guanosine(46)-N7)-methyltransferase TrmB: MSEQKPYVPKNYDPTTFRDKPVSFVRRSGRMTSGQQRGWDDLSDFYLIDVPHGPAATSVAEGATGNPAELFGRSAPLVIEVGSGQGHAIIHAAASHPEKNFLAVEVFQAGLARTMTAADEEGVRNLRLAEVNAPELLERYLPAGSADELWVFFPDPWAKVRHRKRRLIDEEFSHIAARVLRPGGLLRLATDWQNYADQMREVLDAAPGFARDFAGEWAERFDGRVLTAFENKGTAKGRAIRDLTYRRV; encoded by the coding sequence GTGAGCGAGCAGAAACCGTACGTGCCCAAGAACTACGACCCGACGACATTTCGGGACAAGCCGGTGTCGTTTGTGCGCCGCAGCGGCCGGATGACGTCGGGGCAGCAGCGTGGGTGGGACGACCTTTCGGACTTCTACCTGATCGATGTGCCGCACGGCCCGGCGGCCACGAGCGTGGCTGAGGGCGCGACTGGAAATCCGGCAGAGCTGTTCGGGCGGAGCGCACCGCTGGTGATCGAGGTAGGTTCCGGTCAGGGCCACGCGATCATTCATGCGGCCGCGTCGCACCCCGAGAAGAACTTCCTCGCTGTTGAGGTGTTTCAAGCCGGCCTCGCTCGCACCATGACGGCGGCAGACGAGGAGGGAGTGCGGAACCTTCGCCTTGCAGAGGTCAACGCGCCTGAGCTGCTAGAACGGTATCTGCCCGCGGGCTCTGCTGACGAACTCTGGGTGTTCTTCCCCGATCCGTGGGCGAAGGTGCGCCATCGCAAGCGCCGCCTGATCGATGAAGAATTCTCGCACATCGCGGCGCGTGTGCTTCGGCCGGGAGGCCTGCTGCGGCTCGCCACGGATTGGCAGAACTACGCTGATCAAATGCGCGAAGTGCTCGACGCGGCGCCGGGATTTGCGCGCGACTTCGCCGGTGAATGGGCGGAGCGCTTCGACGGCCGCGTGCTCACCGCATTTGAGAACAAGGGCACCGCGAAGGGCCGCGCAATCCGCGATCTCACGTACCGGCGGGTGTAG